A single Ignavibacteriales bacterium DNA region contains:
- a CDS encoding glycosyltransferase family 9 protein: MILKTDCIHFPGDRPCRFNKETGQECTDCPYYISPSGRILIIKLDAVGDVLRSTSILPALHRKYPGYEITWVTRQNAADLFRNNPLVHHVAVFEKPETLMKVMNEKYDILIHPDSNPASGSMASLVNAKKKFGFITDSQGNVSPMNEAASGWLEMGAFDKRKKENRRSYQEILHDICELEYKRDEIQLFLSKNEKEFRDAFKQKHNISRFKKIIGLNTGASARWRLKQWHQHHLETLISSFKDQSEAGILLYGGPEEKERNKSLKEKFPFVIDTGTENSLRHFFSLLDISDIILTGDTLGLHAATALKKEVICLFGPTSSAEIEDYGRITKVVPDMECLVCYKPECDFKPNCMDLISPATVESLIRKKLKS; encoded by the coding sequence ATGATACTAAAAACTGACTGCATCCACTTCCCGGGTGACCGTCCGTGCAGATTTAACAAAGAAACCGGACAGGAGTGCACTGATTGTCCCTATTATATATCACCATCAGGCAGGATTCTGATAATCAAATTAGACGCAGTCGGAGATGTGCTGCGTTCAACTTCAATTTTACCTGCTCTGCACAGAAAGTATCCCGGGTATGAAATCACCTGGGTAACCCGTCAGAATGCTGCAGATCTATTCAGGAATAATCCGCTCGTTCATCATGTTGCTGTTTTTGAAAAACCTGAAACTCTTATGAAAGTGATGAATGAGAAATATGACATCCTCATTCATCCCGACTCAAATCCTGCAAGCGGAAGCATGGCTTCTCTGGTTAACGCAAAAAAGAAATTTGGTTTCATCACTGATTCACAAGGCAATGTCAGCCCCATGAATGAAGCCGCCTCCGGATGGCTTGAAATGGGAGCATTTGATAAACGTAAAAAAGAAAACAGGAGAAGTTATCAGGAAATCCTGCATGATATATGCGAACTGGAATATAAGAGAGATGAAATTCAGCTTTTTCTTTCCAAAAATGAAAAAGAATTCCGTGATGCGTTCAAACAAAAACACAATATCTCCCGCTTCAAAAAAATCATCGGACTGAACACCGGTGCCAGCGCGAGATGGCGGCTCAAACAGTGGCATCAGCATCATCTTGAAACACTCATTTCTTCATTTAAAGATCAATCAGAAGCAGGAATTCTTCTATACGGCGGTCCTGAGGAAAAAGAAAGAAATAAAAGCCTTAAAGAAAAATTTCCGTTTGTTATTGACACTGGTACGGAAAATTCCCTCCGACATTTTTTTTCACTGCTTGATATATCTGATATTATCCTCACCGGTGACACACTGGGATTACACGCTGCCACTGCCCTCAAAAAGGAAGTAATTTGCCTTTTTGGCCCTACATCATCAGCCGAAATTGAGGATTATGGCAGAATTACAAAAGTGGTACCTGATATGGAATGTCTGGTGTGCTATAAACCCGAATGTGATTTTAAGCCGAATTGCATGGACCTGATTTCCCCTGCAACCGTGGAATCTCTGATCAGGAAAAAACTAAAGTCCTAA
- a CDS encoding glycosyltransferase has protein sequence MSKKKIVILGPAFPYRGGNSLFISHLYHALADKFEVTLFNYKLLYPSFLFPGTTQYDQSNTALMKAPNERIINSINPFNWIYVASRINALKPDLIVFDWWHPFFGPCHFFISSFIQKRFKDKILFITENFVSHEGNFIDKALTRLGLSNASAFLCLSAKVEKELQELNHRKKVFRSELPVYDCYEMEKADELRIRESMDYSPEDKILLFFGYVRKYKGLDILLKALPALAKDDPSIRILVAGEFYDEQDYYLKLISDSGHADKVKVVNKFISNEEVGNYYGISDLVILPYRSATQSGILNVAYGFLKPVLITDVGGLAEFVDEDKTGVIVKPENPDEITRGVKKFFALKKETDFTSHIRRRVGSNSFNSISALFEEITESSHS, from the coding sequence ATGAGTAAAAAAAAGATCGTAATATTAGGCCCGGCCTTTCCCTATAGAGGGGGGAACTCCCTCTTTATTTCGCACCTGTATCATGCCCTGGCTGATAAATTTGAGGTTACCCTTTTCAACTACAAACTGCTGTACCCGTCATTTCTTTTCCCCGGCACCACACAGTATGATCAGAGCAATACAGCCCTAATGAAGGCTCCGAATGAGAGGATTATTAACTCAATAAATCCATTTAACTGGATTTATGTCGCCTCACGGATAAATGCCCTTAAACCCGACCTGATAGTTTTCGACTGGTGGCATCCGTTTTTCGGGCCTTGCCATTTTTTCATTTCCTCTTTCATCCAGAAAAGATTTAAGGACAAAATCCTCTTTATTACAGAAAATTTTGTCTCGCATGAAGGCAATTTTATTGATAAGGCCCTAACCCGGCTCGGACTTTCAAACGCATCAGCATTCCTCTGCCTTTCTGCCAAGGTTGAAAAGGAACTCCAGGAACTAAACCATCGTAAGAAGGTTTTCAGGTCGGAACTGCCTGTCTATGACTGCTATGAAATGGAGAAAGCGGATGAATTGAGGATCCGGGAATCAATGGATTACTCCCCGGAAGATAAAATTCTCCTCTTTTTTGGATATGTCAGAAAATATAAGGGACTGGACATCCTGCTTAAAGCTCTCCCGGCACTTGCAAAAGATGACCCGTCAATCCGGATTCTGGTTGCTGGGGAGTTTTATGATGAGCAGGACTATTACCTGAAATTAATTTCTGATTCCGGCCATGCTGACAAAGTAAAAGTTGTGAATAAATTTATTTCTAACGAAGAAGTCGGTAATTATTACGGCATTTCAGATTTAGTGATTCTCCCCTACCGCAGTGCCACACAGAGCGGAATTCTTAATGTTGCATATGGTTTCCTGAAGCCGGTGCTGATTACCGATGTTGGTGGTTTGGCAGAGTTTGTTGATGAAGATAAAACGGGCGTTATCGTTAAGCCGGAGAATCCTGATGAAATTACCCGCGGCGTTAAGAAATTCTTTGCATTAAAAAAGGAAACTGATTTTACGTCGCATATACGCAGACGGGTGGGCAGCAACAGCTTTAACAGCATCAGCGCACTCTTTGAAGAAATTACTGAAAGCAGCCATTCATGA
- a CDS encoding response regulator, producing the protein MLYCGLLIFILFLLSPEVSGKSRFVPSGYNTIQKAIDASSVNDTVIIEPGIYYENLVLTKNIILASRFIQDGNPDHIQKTIIDGSRGVDPKRASTIYISGECDSGCIITGLTIRGGMGSILYDPEDILFPYWNIGGGICLINAGATIEKNIITANFIKPNKYTEFTAGGAIGSCSPPTQQLAEIKLIIRDNIITGNESTGKWSEGGGIAVGQTSEISRNIITKNRTFSVTRSAGGGVALYLQKKITIRVFGNYISQNSAGIGAGLLAGGGKKRTGELLAYNNIISDNNAIEVGGGVHIARNAMAVLYHNTITGNKTKAPGGGINLADGAYTVLNNNILWKNIPDQIYEWGRIQVNYNLIEGGYHGVGNIDADPGFIPDDTLFRISTNSPCIAAGLKRFTLAGRKIELPEYDYSGKKRIQPISSNPDLGAHESEANIPAHEHSMYTEENYIKLLFNIKQSGVQRTDPATGEIIEAGKMLYTMEVNDNGAPLAESDEEQRIFTLPAGENTIDIEIIARGRDSMKNLLAYIMLEGVDQRAIQHTSQHDIFFNRWSNLKPGTYYLSILPQDDNNIIGGVNLIKCKIIVLPFWYQTWWAFLLYTLAVFFAAFVYMRIRISSIKSKNELNIKQNELGKLSELDKLKSRFLANVAHELRTPLTLILGPAETLTKMKLKKEAGEHIQLIRRSAHRLLRQVDTLLQFSRVESGSARLKVFNHNIVPHIARVVSYFASPAARKNVTISFNAVTKEIHGQFDHEIIEEIVQNLMSNAVKFTQSGGSVQAEVKEESGFLNIRIADTGMGISDQDKPHIFERFFRADTTHKTEGTGIGLSLTKELTELHHGRISIESYYGEGTTVTVSIPLSGYLPHETGEPVTEVTEEYPDDSVLTPSENDTEAADGGEKQIILVAEDNADTRIYLRSILQKFYTVIESEDGARALEKTRITIPDLIITDIMMPDMDGIELCHAIKNDERTSHIPVIILSALAEKKDKLNGLHEGADDYLLKPFDSEELLSRVENLLENRRKLRESFSRKVMLQPGEVSFVSLDEKFMRRAIEVAEKHLSDEKFGVDQLAHEMFLSYAQFYRKIKALTNLSPVDFIRILRLERAKKLLETNWGSIADVADEVGFINHSYFAKCFHDRFGIHPHDVPVKRGNSSEKIKE; encoded by the coding sequence TTGTTGTACTGTGGCCTTCTGATCTTCATCTTATTCCTTCTGTCGCCTGAAGTTTCAGGTAAGTCCCGTTTTGTGCCATCCGGATATAATACCATCCAAAAAGCAATTGATGCATCATCAGTAAATGACACGGTTATTATTGAACCTGGAATCTATTATGAAAACCTTGTTCTAACGAAGAATATCATTCTTGCAAGCAGGTTTATTCAGGATGGGAATCCTGATCATATTCAAAAAACAATAATTGATGGAAGCAGGGGAGTTGATCCGAAGCGTGCTTCGACTATATACATAAGCGGGGAGTGTGATTCGGGGTGTATTATTACGGGACTTACCATTAGAGGCGGCATGGGCTCCATATTATATGATCCTGAGGATATTTTGTTCCCTTACTGGAATATCGGAGGGGGCATCTGTCTGATAAACGCGGGAGCAACTATTGAAAAAAATATTATAACTGCAAACTTTATAAAACCCAATAAATATACTGAATTCACTGCAGGAGGTGCAATAGGTTCATGCTCACCTCCGACACAGCAATTAGCTGAAATTAAATTAATCATCCGGGATAATATTATCACAGGCAATGAATCCACAGGCAAGTGGAGCGAGGGAGGAGGAATTGCCGTTGGCCAGACATCTGAAATAAGCCGTAATATTATTACAAAAAACCGGACCTTTTCCGTAACACGATCAGCCGGAGGGGGAGTCGCGTTGTATCTGCAAAAAAAAATTACCATAAGAGTATTCGGAAACTATATATCTCAAAATTCAGCGGGAATTGGGGCAGGACTTCTTGCCGGGGGCGGTAAGAAAAGGACGGGCGAACTGCTCGCATATAATAATATCATTTCAGATAATAACGCGATAGAAGTGGGCGGCGGGGTTCATATTGCCAGAAATGCTATGGCTGTCCTTTATCATAATACCATAACCGGTAATAAAACAAAAGCACCCGGAGGCGGGATTAACCTTGCCGATGGTGCATATACCGTATTAAACAATAATATACTCTGGAAGAACATCCCTGACCAGATTTATGAATGGGGGAGGATTCAGGTGAATTACAATCTTATTGAAGGGGGCTACCATGGAGTGGGGAATATTGATGCCGATCCAGGATTTATTCCGGATGACACACTTTTCCGGATCTCAACGAACAGCCCTTGTATAGCAGCTGGGTTAAAAAGGTTTACTCTTGCTGGCAGAAAAATAGAATTGCCTGAGTATGACTACAGCGGGAAAAAGAGAATTCAGCCAATTTCAAGCAATCCGGATCTGGGTGCGCATGAATCTGAGGCGAACATACCAGCGCATGAGCATTCCATGTATACTGAGGAAAATTATATTAAGCTGTTGTTCAATATAAAACAATCAGGTGTGCAGCGAACAGACCCGGCAACCGGAGAGATAATCGAGGCGGGGAAAATGCTTTATACCATGGAAGTAAATGACAATGGTGCGCCTCTGGCAGAATCGGATGAGGAGCAAAGGATCTTTACACTTCCTGCTGGAGAGAATACCATTGATATTGAGATTATAGCACGCGGCAGGGATTCAATGAAGAATCTGCTTGCATATATCATGCTGGAAGGGGTTGATCAGAGAGCTATTCAGCACACCTCCCAGCATGATATTTTCTTTAACCGATGGAGCAATCTTAAACCCGGAACATATTATCTTTCCATTCTTCCGCAGGATGATAATAATATTATAGGAGGCGTAAATCTAATCAAATGCAAAATCATTGTGTTGCCCTTCTGGTATCAGACCTGGTGGGCTTTTTTGTTATATACTCTGGCAGTTTTCTTTGCTGCATTTGTTTATATGCGGATCAGGATAAGCAGTATAAAATCGAAAAATGAACTTAACATAAAACAAAATGAGCTTGGCAAATTGTCAGAACTTGACAAACTTAAGTCCCGTTTTCTTGCCAACGTTGCTCATGAACTTCGCACACCATTAACGCTCATCCTCGGTCCGGCCGAGACACTCACAAAAATGAAATTAAAAAAAGAGGCCGGTGAACATATTCAGCTCATCAGGCGAAGCGCGCACAGGTTATTACGGCAAGTTGACACTCTTTTACAATTCTCAAGAGTTGAATCAGGCAGCGCCAGACTTAAAGTTTTTAACCATAATATTGTACCCCACATAGCAAGAGTAGTAAGTTATTTTGCAAGTCCTGCTGCCAGAAAAAATGTAACGATATCATTTAACGCCGTCACAAAAGAAATCCATGGTCAGTTTGATCATGAAATAATCGAAGAAATAGTTCAGAATTTGATGTCTAATGCGGTAAAATTCACTCAATCCGGCGGTTCTGTGCAAGCCGAAGTGAAGGAAGAATCAGGATTCCTGAACATCAGAATAGCCGACACCGGGATGGGTATATCTGATCAGGATAAGCCGCATATTTTTGAAAGATTTTTCAGAGCTGATACGACTCATAAAACGGAGGGAACAGGAATAGGACTTTCGCTTACAAAAGAGCTTACTGAACTTCACCATGGCAGGATTTCAATTGAAAGCTATTATGGTGAGGGAACCACGGTTACTGTTTCCATACCATTGAGCGGATATCTGCCTCATGAAACGGGTGAACCCGTTACGGAAGTAACTGAGGAATATCCTGATGATTCTGTTCTTACTCCGTCCGAGAATGATACAGAAGCTGCTGATGGAGGGGAGAAGCAGATTATTCTTGTCGCCGAGGATAATGCTGATACCCGTATATATCTCCGATCCATCTTACAGAAATTTTATACGGTTATCGAGTCGGAAGACGGAGCCAGGGCGCTTGAAAAGACAAGAATCACTATACCTGACCTGATTATTACCGATATAATGATGCCCGATATGGATGGTATTGAACTGTGTCACGCAATAAAGAATGATGAGCGTACCAGCCACATACCGGTTATTATTTTATCGGCTCTCGCGGAGAAGAAAGACAAACTCAACGGCCTGCATGAAGGGGCGGATGACTATCTCCTTAAACCTTTTGATTCAGAGGAACTGTTATCAAGGGTAGAAAATCTGCTTGAAAACCGGAGAAAGTTACGGGAAAGTTTCAGCCGTAAAGTTATGCTTCAGCCGGGTGAAGTGAGTTTTGTATCTCTTGATGAAAAATTTATGAGGAGGGCGATAGAGGTAGCAGAAAAACATTTGTCCGATGAGAAATTTGGGGTTGACCAGCTCGCCCACGAGATGTTCCTGAGCTATGCTCAGTTTTACAGGAAAATCAAGGCCCTTACAAATCTATCCCCCGTGGACTTCATCCGGATCCTGAGACTGGAGCGGGCAAAGAAACTGCTTGAAACTAACTGGGGCAGTATCGCTGATGTTGCTGATGAAGTTGGGTTTATCAACCACTCCTATTTCGCCAAATGCTTCCATGACAGGTTTGGTATTCACCCGCATGATGTACCGGTTAAAAGGGGGAACTCAAGTGAGAAAATAAAGGAGTAA
- a CDS encoding DUF5615 family PIN-like protein, producing MKLLFDQNISFRIVKKIQHLYPDSKQVTQLGLNGASDQKIWEFAKIQGYSIVTFDSDFYDYALINGMPPKIIWLRTGNTSTNQIAGILTDHAEKIKEFLNDQSSAKKFCLEIFGL from the coding sequence ATGAAACTGTTATTTGATCAGAATATTTCATTCAGGATTGTAAAAAAAATCCAACATCTTTACCCTGATTCAAAACAAGTGACCCAACTGGGGTTAAATGGAGCATCAGATCAAAAAATCTGGGAATTTGCCAAAATTCAGGGATATTCTATTGTGACGTTTGATTCAGATTTTTATGATTACGCATTAATCAATGGTATGCCTCCAAAAATAATATGGCTGAGAACCGGCAATACATCGACCAATCAAATCGCCGGTATTTTAACCGACCACGCCGAAAAGATCAAAGAATTCTTAAATGACCAAAGTTCAGCAAAGAAGTTCTGCTTGGAAATATTTGGTCTGTAA
- a CDS encoding DUF433 domain-containing protein, translated as MSYDKIITIQSEKRFGKPCIRDTRITVYDVLNWLASGMSVEEILEDFPELDRTDIQACLAYAADREHRLQIAL; from the coding sequence ATGTCTTATGATAAAATAATTACCATTCAGAGTGAAAAAAGATTCGGAAAACCATGCATAAGAGATACGAGAATCACTGTTTATGATGTCCTGAACTGGCTTGCTTCAGGAATGTCAGTTGAAGAAATTCTTGAGGATTTCCCAGAACTGGACAGGACTGATATCCAGGCGTGTCTCGCATATGCAGCAGATAGGGAGCATCGCTTACAAATTGCTCTATGA
- a CDS encoding anion transporter, with protein MENLTLIIFLLTYTGIIFTRIPGVNIDRPSAAFAGAVLMIITGILPLNDAVSAIDFNTIGLLLGMMIIIAVLELDGFFTFIAEKTIAYSSTRKGLLLNIILVTGFASAFLVNDAVVLLFTPVVIAVCRSAKINPLPYLIGEILASNTGSAMSITGNPQNMLIGIASGISYGRFLLILLPVSVIGMLSIYWLIILIDKKEFRQTEKLVFQEQSQGYNFTSMKFSVPIFAAVILLFFLSKPIGLSYPEIALLGSAAILLFGKIKPSKIIKEVDWVLLLFFASLFIVIHAVEKENLLVIFTDGVKLQNDFYGIAILHSLSLMLSQIVSNVPFTILILPLMKASGAGEMLWIALASAATIAGNLTLIGAMANLIVAEIALRYGIEIKFGEFLKYGIPATITGFIISMGVIWLEHLTGIL; from the coding sequence TTGGAAAATCTGACCCTTATCATATTCCTGCTTACATACACAGGAATTATCTTTACCAGGATACCCGGTGTTAACATAGACCGTCCATCCGCTGCATTCGCGGGTGCAGTACTTATGATAATCACAGGTATTTTGCCGTTAAACGATGCAGTTTCCGCAATTGATTTTAATACCATCGGGCTTTTACTGGGTATGATGATAATTATCGCGGTGCTTGAACTGGATGGATTTTTCACGTTCATTGCTGAGAAGACCATTGCTTATTCTTCAACAAGAAAAGGGCTGCTGCTCAATATCATACTGGTAACAGGATTCGCAAGTGCTTTCCTGGTGAATGATGCTGTAGTGCTCCTCTTTACACCGGTGGTTATTGCAGTCTGCCGATCCGCGAAAATAAATCCTCTTCCCTATCTGATTGGCGAAATCCTTGCTTCCAATACAGGAAGTGCCATGTCCATAACGGGCAATCCCCAGAATATGCTCATAGGCATTGCCTCCGGTATTTCTTACGGCAGATTTCTGCTGATTCTGCTTCCGGTTTCTGTTATAGGAATGCTGAGTATATACTGGCTTATTATTCTGATTGATAAGAAGGAGTTCAGGCAGACTGAAAAACTGGTATTTCAGGAGCAAAGCCAAGGTTATAATTTTACTTCAATGAAGTTTTCAGTACCGATTTTTGCTGCTGTAATTTTGCTTTTCTTTCTCAGTAAACCAATCGGGCTTTCATATCCGGAAATAGCACTGCTCGGCAGTGCCGCCATCCTGCTTTTTGGAAAAATAAAGCCTTCGAAAATAATTAAAGAGGTTGACTGGGTGCTCCTTTTATTTTTTGCCTCTTTATTCATAGTTATTCACGCAGTTGAAAAAGAAAATCTGCTTGTAATATTCACGGACGGCGTGAAGTTACAAAATGATTTTTATGGTATTGCGATACTGCATTCTCTGTCACTTATGCTTTCTCAGATCGTCAGTAATGTTCCCTTCACGATACTTATTCTGCCTCTGATGAAAGCCTCTGGCGCGGGAGAAATGCTGTGGATTGCACTTGCTTCAGCCGCAACTATAGCCGGAAATCTGACGCTGATTGGCGCTATGGCGAATCTGATTGTAGCGGAAATTGCTCTCAGGTATGGGATTGAGATAAAGTTTGGAGAATTTCTAAAATATGGGATTCCGGCAACAATTACCGGTTTCATAATCTCAATGGGAGTTATCTGGTTGGAACATCTAACCGGAATCTTGTGA